aagtacctgtaagccactagcaacatggcaacttacagattgatagaaatgggttaatttaagatatgagaactggatagaaagaagcctgagccattagcccAAAaaggtaaataatataagcatctctgtgtttatttggatctgagtggctgcgggccagggggggactggagataactccagcaacAAAGCACTTTAAACATGCAAGCCAGAAGTAGGACATGGTGGCccttgcctttgatcccagcactcagaaggcaggggcagggagatgtctatgagtttgaggatgGCTTGGTTTACCACATGAGTCCAAGAGAGCCAGAGCCTCATAGTAAGacactatctccaaaaacaaacaaagaaagaaaaagtggcaCCCTGGCATcactatacccaaagagtctggaatgttctggtggaagatccacctcaactcccctcccccatcttttccCCCAAACCTGCTCCTTCAGAGTACACCAAACACAGCTTcttccccagagaggctcaagaccactcccacggggtatataagctgtatcCCAGAAAACAGGCATGTGGTTCTTCTcatctctcttccctgtctcctctctatggACCCAGGAAATCATCCAGGAATGCTTTATCCATTAAAACTGGGCTTTTCCtaatttggattgctgtgtcagTTGAGAGGCCTATCAGGGTGCACAAAGACTTACAATCTGGAGGTTCCACCGAGGGGGTGGGGGATTTTTTCCACACTGGCCCAGGGTAATGTGGTACGAAAACCCCCTGTCCCCTACACCTGCTCTCTGACAGACTGAGATCACTCCCAGATTGGTAATTTTCCATTCCAAATCATTGCCTAGCCCCAAGGCGTCTTCATTTTTTCAAGATGTCCTGTCAAGGACTTGTCCATGCCAGGCCCCCTGACCCGTTCCAAAGCAAGGGGCTGCCTTTGTTCCATGGGACTCCTTCTCCAGAAGATATTCTGTTGAAGGGAATTTCCCACACCCCCTGTTTTTGACCCAAGACTTACCACAATGGACACATTGTGCTAGGCTTCAGGTCCCCAGCATAGACTTCAGAAATGGTGCTTGCCATTCAAAGCCTGATCCCAAAATGCACCTGGAGGTCTTtcacaaaatctattcaaatttTGACTATCTGATATAATTGGGCAGAACTGGCCTACATccatggttttttggttttgcattCCTACCTTTCTCTGGGGCCACGAATCTAAGACCCAATTCCTCCTCCTTACCCTCCTTCCATTGCTCCCCCCATCTCCCAATGCCTCAACCTACACACTGACCCAAGGCCTCCAAATCTTCCCCAGATTCTTCTTATACTCCATCTCACCCAACTCCTGCCTAcccacccatttcatttctcagtcagtgccagatgttagaaaaaaatttaaaaaggctgAGGGGGATCCCCAAACTCTCCTACAAGAATTGGTGAAAATGGCTTCTAAAGTTTTAATGCTCAAGAATGACAGCCGAGTCAACCGAACAGACAAGGCTGAAACAGAATACGCTCCAAGCCCAAGCCTTAGCAGCTGCTCTGAGGCCACCAGGGACCCCCCACAAGGGGTACAAGAGAAGTTGGCCATGAGGCTCCATCCCACTGGAGTTCAGCCCACAGTCAACTCTGccaaaacttgcttcaaatttggcaaGCAGGGACACTGGTCACAGTATTGCCTTGACCACACAGCCGTCCAGGAGGCCATGCCCAATCTACAGAGAGCCTGGGCACTGGAAATCAGAATGCCCCCATGCAGGCTCATCCTCTATGGCATGCCGTGGAGGGGCAGCCTCACCAACACTGGCAACTGAGAACTCCTAAGCCTGGTGGAGAACTGACCCTGCCTAGACCTGCtgactcccattgccctctccAAGCCTAGGGTGACCCTGCAGGTAACAGGTAAGTCCATTGTCTCTCTTTTGGACACAGAagctacctattctgttttgacatctcaATCAGGTCCTACAGTTCCCTCACCAATTTCTGTCATGGGGGTGGATGGAATCCCTTCCTTCCTACTTATGACCCTGACACGTCCCTGTATCCTTGCAGGGCGATTCTTCTCACACTCATTTTCTGGTCATACTTGCTTGTCTTGCACCTTGCTTAGTCACAATATTGTCAGCCTTTTGGCGGCCACACTCACCTTGGCTGCCACACACTACTGAGTATTTCACAGGTCCATTCCCAGGGGCCCTCCAAAGATGTCAACCTCTGCACCAGCTTCGATGACACCAAGCAGGCAAGGATTGGCATGGGGAattcactcacatgcccacacctCATAACTATGATTGACACCTTTATCCTCAGGAAAGGTTGAGAAGGCCATTGGGCTCATCAATCAACAGTACACCAAGCTTTCCATTGATCAGGTTATCTTGCCCCTCGCTtctccccattgcccttaccTGCTTCTGGGCCACCCCACCCTCTCCTACAGGTTTGAGTCCTTATGAGCTCCTTCATGGAAGGCCCTTCCTCATCAATCACCACCACCAGCCCAAACACCCCCATTGGCTGGATACCTCCTCTACCTCCCtcttctgaggtcccttctccATTCTTTCTGAGAGCTGGAACAAAACCCAGGACAAATCCGAGTAGAAGAAGCCACATTAATCTACAAATCTGGTATCATTTATCAAACCAGTCAAACACTCTGCTGAGGACCCACAGTTGAGTAAGTCATAGCTGGTCCCAGGCTGCTCCCAGATACTGAGAAGATGGACAAGGAGACACACTCAATATAGTACTAACTTGGTAATGTGGCCTAAACAATGTCATACCTTATTTCAAGTGTGTCTACAGAGGACACTTTCTTTCTCAGAGTCAGCTCAGAAAAAGGTGTTCTAGGACAGATAGTCACCAAATCATCTATCAGGCTTTTCTGACTGCTGAGATTGTAAAACTACCAGTTTGTCAGCACCTGTCTGGGGACCCACAGGATTATTTCCTCCACACTTGAACTCTCTGACTCACAACCAGAATCAAAAGTCAGATCCACTTCAGGGAGCTATAATTATAAAACAGTCACCTGGAAGAAATCCTTCCTCAATATACTCTGAGAACTGGCATGGTCAAGGGCAACTTCAACTGTCCCTCTCTTGTCCCAAGCTTGCATGGGCATGCTCTCCACCAGAAGCAAGTATCTTCTGCTGCAGGCTACATGTCCTGTGCCTACTCTGGAGCTTCCTAACAACACAGCTTAGCTGGAGATTTTTCTTGCTATCAAGGATTCCTTACCAGGAACCCAGGCCCAAGGAGGGTCATCTCAACTCTGCATTTTGTCAGATGTATCAAATACACCTGGGGTGTTTAGCTATCTGGGAGACCAAAGAGGGGCATAATCCATATTAGGCTCTAAGGACAGTTTAGCCTTCAaagagttgacagaaaactacTATCTGCCTACACAAATCCTAATAGAAGAAGCCGCATTAATCTACAAATCTGGTATCATTTATCAAACCAGTCAAACACTCTGCTGCGGACCCACAGTTGAGTAAGTCATAGCTGGTCTTCTTCTCCAACCCCAATTATAAGTAACACTGGAGCATgatcttgaacccacagagatcagtGGTGACACCAGAGCCCTGCATAGGCGCCAGGCTGCTTCAGAAAATTAGCATGCCTTCCTCATGTATCCATCCCTACATATCTCCAGAGACTTTTTTCTTTGATCGGAGGTGATCCAGTTCAACCTATACAACACATAGAGCAGCAAGGTCAAAAGCCAATTGCGggagctagagagagagctcaaagCTTAAGAGCATTTGGTGCTCTCCCACAAGAGTATAACAACCAGTTATAATGGTATCTgtttccctcttctgtcctcttcaggAACTGCAGTCATGTCTAGCACAGATGTACAATAGgaaaaacacccattcacataaagtaaaaataaataaatcaaaaaagaaaaaaagtacaccAAATGCATGGTCAAGTGCAACAGAAGCTACAAAAAGCTATTTCCCAAAGTGACTTGGAAGGTCCTTAtatctgttgtgtggttattaatgACGATGTGTTGCAAAAATAAATAGAGGCAGATAACGATGGGTTTCCTGATTTATTTTAGACTCTCTTTATGAATGGTTTTATTTCCTGACAGTCTGTAGAGCAGTAAAGGGGCATTTCTCAATAGGTCAGTCCTGATGATCAATTCATGAAAGTGGGTCTATAGAGTACCATATTTTAGGGATAGCTAAGTGCATGGCAGCATGGATATAGTATGAATACTGAGTCCACCATAAAGTGTGTATTCAGGGAGTAAACATGGCAATCCATACCCAAGACACCAATCCCCTGTGTCACCCTGGAGAGTAGGAGGAaattatgtagagcaggctgcctAGAAATTGCAGAGATCCATATCTAAGAGTCAAAACTAGGTTTACAGGAATATGACAGCACACACTACAAAACAAACTGGTCCGCATGTGAAAAGTTtgaaattgctttttattttaaacataaagaaaatatttttaaagggggCATTAAATGGGTTATCAACAACATTAGCCTTAtcaaattttgaaaatcaataacaagaacaaataacaacaaaataacaaatccataaccaaaacaaTTAAGATACAGAACCTAAACCAAAAGTCAAACACAAAATTAAGCTATGCAGAATTCTCTCACTGCAGACTGAGCAGCACAGACCTGGAGCGTGTGACTGGCCTTGGACAGATGGTAGGTAGCAGAGCAGTCAATGATTGCAACATCCTTTTCAAGATGAGCATGGCCATGCCTCTTTTGGGCTTTATAGTCAGTTTTCACCAAGTTCAAGGATAAAAACGTTACAAGCTTTGACTCAAACACTGTTGAATTCACTTGAGTCATCTTCACTAAAGTATTCTTGATGGTCCATCAGGACAAGCACTGATTTATACACCTGGACCCCTCCTGGAAGCCCAGTAGCTCTGGTTATGCCTCAGCACTTCTTCAAAGCCCTCTCCTGTTCATCCTTAGCAAGAGTGGAATCCCAAAAACCTCCATGTACAAACACACCATAAGGTCTACCTGGGCCAAGGCTTTTCCTCAGctacaatctttccatcccaaAGAGATAAATCTTCTgaaagttaaacttcctaatgtACAGTAATACATTTGCACCATACAGTTTCTAAGTCACCCTGGTGGTTGTTCCCGAACCctacagcttttttattttttatttttaggcatCCTGCACATAGTCATGCATGTCTGGATATAGTGTTACTTTCTCAGCTCTGAACTGCatgctgatcctcctgcatttAATGCTTTGTCCATTCACAAGTCTCTACATTTTGCTTTATACTAACTCCTGTTCCATGAATTAGAAACATACACATTCAAATATAGCATCAGGTCCTATCTTAACGAAACATGTTTGATTGCACACCTCCTCATCAAcaaattatatcatttccactCATCTTTAGGCTTAAAATAAGCACAGTAATCCATTATGATTCTCTCTGTAGGGAATCAAGGCCACATGGTGAATAAATTGTAGGTCCTGAGAATCTGTCTTCATCCAATATTCAAAAAGTAAGAATTGTCCCAAAACTCAGGCTTATGATAGATAGGGTTGTGATATATAGGTCATCTGGGGTCAATGCCTGGATCTCATCAGCTGCAGGCACAACATGGTCAAAACAATCAGGCCGTGTTCCCTGCACGTCATGATGCTGTACTGTCTAGTTGGTCTACTGTGACATGATGCACAGGTGATTCCCTTACACTTTTCCTTTATACTCAGCAAGATCTCATCCTAAAGCTGGGGCTGGAAATCCACCTCCCTGCACTTGATATAGGGTACCATTTGGTCTTTAGAAtggcacattcttttttttttggggggggggggttcgagacatggtttctctgtgtagctttgtgcctttcctgggactcacttggtagtccaggctggcctcaaactcatagagatctgcctgcctctgcctcccaagtgctgggattaaaggcgtgcgccaccaccgcccggctagaatggCACATTCTATACACAAGCCATTCAGCTGATGTTCATGTGATCCATAAACACCTGACACAGCACTTGAGCATCAGAACATTATCTGAGCTTTCTCAACCAAATGACTGCTAGGCCCTATCACTGATAAGCCCTTGTCTTACTCATAGAGCATTCTTTGAGACACTAAGGGAGGTTTTCTGATGAATTACAGCTCTCTGCTGGCATAATATTCACACACATGGCCACCTGATCTGTGAAGAAGTTCTGCAGCAAGATGAACCTGCAATGTGTTGGCCACTATGAAATTGTTTCAGTCAACATTTGCCTGTGTGATTATTCAAGACCCACAATTCCATAAGGATCATTGAATGTCGACAAAGGTCAAAGGTGACTCTGACACCTTCTACAGATACTTTTCAGGTCTGATCCCTTCAATCCAGATGTGAAACTGAGAATCCCCATTGATCCTCCTAATGGAAGATCAAATAACTCCTACATGGAAAGAGGGACTGTTGTCACATCTGTGGGGACTGTCTTCAGCAGTGCTTCTGCATGTCATGGAGTTGGTCTGATTCAGCCCTGCACTGGAGAGAGAATCCTATgcttttgggtgtggtttgtgtggATAACAGCATGACATCAAAAAAGTCTTCCAAGTTGATTTCCTGCCACAAATGGAGGGCTGAGGACTCAGTCAGCTTGTGAAAGTGCTTGAACATAAACTGACATAGTAAGTTTTGTATTTCAACATCTCCTCCATCCATGGTGTTGTATTCCACATTGGGGCTATTtgctgatggatgtcagggtCATGAGTAATTATCTTGTCAGGTTTTCTGTATCTCAGTCTTattttgatgctttcttttcttcaggagtaCTGAGACAACAGACACAAGGATCAGATTGGGTCTGGATGACCTGGAGGTCAGGTGGTGGTTGCTTCATGGTAAGTTCAGAGCTATGATGGGGTTCtatttctgaggaggccttgatccTAGGGTGAATGATGCCATGTTTCAAGGTGTCTGCCTTCCTTTCGCCTCCTCAGTTTCTCAATCAGTATTGTCAATAAGGAAAGGGAGTCAAGACACAGAAGCAGCCATCCAGGGTAAATGGCTAGGCACAACCAAGGCCTAGTCAcacataggaaataaaataatagggAGACAGTGCATCATAATCCAGAATTTCCCAGAGATTGGGCTCAGCAGGTGGCTCCTGGTTTAACAGCTCCTTCTGAAgcaggctctcatcctgggctgtggcctgttccAGCTCATGTGTCAGTTTCTCTGACCTAGGAGGGAAAGGCAGTTAGGACACAATCCTGCTGGGGCCCTGCCATTGTCAGCTGTTAAACTGCTACCTCCTACCACCTCAACTGTGCTGGATAGTCAACATGACTGAAGTCATTGTTTGTGCCCCCAAGGAATAAGAGTCAGAGAGTAGCTGAGCCTAGAACTTTCCTCAGCCCTAAACACCTGTCAGAATTTGGCTAAGTAATGTTTTTTCTGTTCTATTAGAAAGAAAGGGTCTTTCTCTTACAGTCTGGGGACATCATTTTGTAAAAGCAACAACTTATTAATAACATAGTCACCAGCACAAGAATGATACTCATTATTCATGATGAATTACTGACCAACCACATCATTTTATTGATAGCCATATTGCATCCTTGCATTCTAGACACTCAAACAAGGTTGTGAAGATAGCTGAGGACTCATGCCCAGGAGGCACCTTGAACATGACAAACATGCAAGACAGAATCAGTCAGTAATCCTAGAGCAGCATTTCCTGAGATGTGTGCCTGACAACACTGGCCCTGATGGACTCTGGGATCAAACAGAAACTTGTGATTTCCTTAACCAGAGCTAGGAATCTGCATCCTGACTCTTTGACAGTCTGTTAGAGAACACTCCTGAAAAGGTTCTGATCTTCCCTGCAGCTGAGGCATCTGCCTAGGTTCATTTTGGAAAGTCCTTAACCTATTCAATCCAGAGAACACTTGTCCCAGGAAATGGGAAAATGATGCACAGCACAGTTTTCAAAGGTAGGAATCGCTTTTCGACAGGGGATGTTCCTAAGTCAAAATGTAATTTCATCAAGGCCTGGTGATACACAATTTTGAATTCCaaaatgaggaggcagaagcaggcagatctctgtgactatAAGGAAAGCCTACTCAGGTCATACCAGAGCactcagaagggagaaaggacacCATTGCTCAGACACACTGAGTATTAAACATATTGATTCCTGGACAGAATTGTTTGTACACTCAACCTGAATAATACTCTGAAGTGTTCTTGCCCTTCTTGTAGCTGGAAGCCATGCATTTGAGCAGGAGCCCATAAATGATAGTGATCCCAAAAACAACGTACCCCCATGGCTCCACCTGCTCCCCCCAGCCTCGGTTCCTACCTCATTTGGGAGACCtcaaagtgatgctgcagcttttctgccaagtccttttcctgggtgatcatctccttctgcttccacagGACCTGCAGGCTTCCCTCCAATCTTTCaaattcctgttcattagaacattgtgTTCTTAGTAGAGAGCTGTATACAGGCATGGACACAGTGTCATACACATGAAGCACATACAAAGGATCAAAATAGCTTACTGGTAGGTGAGGCAAGCCAAAAGAGCTTACACTACACTCATAGAAAAAGAAGTGAGCAGAATACAACATCATGCAAATGAACGGATGAGTAGGCAAAGCACACCAGCACATTGAAGAGTCTCACAACTCTGCCATCATTCCCGTAGGATTAATACTGCTGTGGGGAGTGTGCTCTGTTGGGCCAGACTGTTGAGATGGCTAGAGAATTTACTTCAGAAGCAGCAAAGCACCCACCCCGGCACTAAGCTTGTCAAAAGCCCCCATCTGTTCAGCCAATCAAATCCAGATTGTATTCTCCACAATGGTAGACTCTCAAGGAGCACTCACAGAAAACAGGGCTCATGAGCTGCTACTCAGGCTTATGTCAGTGTGAACCAAAAGTCGGTCAAAGGGAAGAGAACACACTGCGATTTATCAAGAAAGGAGAAGGCCACATGCCACCCAAATCTATGGCTATGAGTAGGACTCGTTTGGCATTTACATGGGATACTCCTCCTTGTAAGCTGCTTCCCCTCTGTGATCTCACATGAACCCTCCCAATCACATGAGCCTCAGGACCCACAATTCACTCATTCAAAGCTCTGTGCATAGTATCCTACCTATCATAACGTCATGTAGGTTTGATATGTCATTGACTCATTTCCCTCATTGGACCGCAGTTTCAAGCACAGCAGCAGGCATGGTTTGCTAATAATTTAGTTTCTCAGAAGAGGCTAACTTCCCAGAAGTACTTGTGCATGGACACTGAAGTGAATCCCTCAGATGGCATGAGGTGGGTGGCTGAATGGATGAGAAAGGTGATGGGTGAAAGCACAGGTGGTTGGATGGGCAGACAGAGACTCCAATGGGCAAATGGTGCCAGACCTTAGCCTGACCCACCTACCTGCCCCTACCTGTTGTTGCTGTGTTTGGGGGTCACTGGTCTCTTCTTCTTGGTCCTCACAGATCAATTTCAATGCCTCCAAGTGGTGCTTCAGCAGGACCCAATCATCTATACGATtcttcttctcctgcctcagcatggcTAATTGCTCCTTAAGCTGAGTATGTTCCATTAGGACCTGGCTGTGCAGACCACTGGAAAAGACCCTCTGTAGAGTAAGGCCCTTCCAGTCTCCTTCTGCCACCCCTGCCTCCAGGGATCATCATGACAAATACCCCAGGTTCTCAGGAAGACGTAGCCAAGAGCACAAAATAGCCATGACAGCTACACTCAAAAGACCAAATAAGAAagtagataattaaaaaaaaattgaaatatttcagaaaaccCCAACACCAATAGGCATCTATGTCCTTTCAAAGGAAAGAGGAGTCCCTCAACTGTCCTGAACATCAGCAATAGTGGACAAATACCctctgagagaggaaagaagacccAAGGGAAGTTTATTCTATCTACAGTTTTCACAGAAACCAGATCTGTAAAGCCTAGTCCTGGGCTCCCAGATGCCCAGGGCTGCCTGACATTCCCCTCATAGtgcaaattccttttcttttctttctttttactttccttttcctttcttctttcttccttcctctctttctttctttttgtttgtttggtttttgacacagggtttctatGCTTAACAGTCCTATCTGccctgaaactctgtagaccagactggccttgagatcacagagatctgcctactctgcctccagagtactggaatgGCACCACCACAGCTCACTTTGCTCTTCTACCTAGAGGGTCCTGAGGCTCCAGGACAATGGTGGGAGGAGTGGATAGTCTCTTTCATACTTAGCAAAACTAATTGCAAGAGACACAAGTCAAAGAGATGCTTGCTAAGGTGCAAAAAGGACAGAACCAGAGCTGTGGACTCTCCAGtctagagaaaagaaaggcagagatgagCCACTTTTcaaatcaatatggcattttcttagaaaattgggaatcaatctcccccaagacctagctataccattcttgggcatattcccaaggaatgcccaatcatatcacaaggacacatgctccgctatgtttatagcagcatggtttgtaatagccagaacctggaaacaacctagatacccttcaactgaagaatggataaagaaaatgtggtacatatatacaatggagtactactcagcagagaaaaacaatgatatcaggaggtttgcaggcaaatggatggatctagaaaaaatcatcctgagtgaggtaacccagactcagaaagacaaacatggtatgtactcactcataggtggatactagatgtaaaacaaaggatgacgaGACTATtactcacaactctagggaggctacctagtaaagaggaccctaagaaagacacagggatcacccaaaggcagagaaatgaatgagatctacatgagcaaactggatgtgaggggtgggtaatgaaggacaagggttgggggaaacagagcttaggggagtgggaatTCCCAGCTGCATCaggaacaaagagggagaacaaggaaagagagaccatgataaatgaagaccccatgggactaggaagaagcaaagttctagagaggtccccagaaatccacaaagatacctccacaatagactactggcaatgatgagagaaagcccgaactgacctactctggtgttcGGTTGGCCAAacaaccctaactgtcatggtagaactctcatccaatgactgttggtagcagatgcagagatccatggctaggccccaggtggtgCTTTgagagtccaatcagcgagaaagaggagggattgtatgagcaagagatgttgagaccatgattggaaaaagcacagggacatatagccaaactagtggaaacacatgaactatgatccaatagctgaggagcccccaactggatcatgccctctggatatgtgagacagttgattagttaaACTGTTTCAGAgaccccccaggcagtgggacctggacctgtcctttgtgcatgagctggcttttaggAGCCTGGGtcctatacagggacactttgctcaccctgGGTGAAGGGAGTAGGGtactggtcctgcctcaactgaatctaccagactgagGTGAACCTCCAGGGGAATCCATGCCCTggaaagatgggaatggggggtgtattgggggacaggggagaaaaggcagggtgggaggagggaggacatgggaatctgtggcagatatgtaaaattaaattaaattataaaattaaaaaataataataaaagaaaggcagagatggccaCTCAACAACTATTGGGGTCCATGCCAACAGGCACTTACCGATAGAAGACTGTCAGGTTGGCAAGCTCATCCACCTTCTCTGAAGTCTCGGTGTTCTCATTCTGCAATCTCTGTAGGTCAGTCATGACCTCCTCATGCTCCATCTTCAGATCTTCATAAAAGTATTTGGCCTGTGGGAGGGCAAGGTACCAGGAACAAAGAACTTCATGAATATAGGCCTCAAGGATCATGTGAACACAAGCTGTTGTCCTGATCTACTGCAACAAGGTGGAGGTCTCAGTCTGGCTACTATGTACTGAAACTTCCTTGTGCTTAATTAACTTGTAATCCTGGCCCAAGCCAACAGATACTGGGCGTTCAGATAGAGAATGTCATTGCTGAGTACATGAGTCCACTCAGTAGGCCTGGAGAGGCAGTCAAGCTCTCTGTTCCCAGGAGTCTATGCTACAGGTCTTGGCCCACAGGAAACCTGCAATGATGATTCTCTTGTTTCAGGACAAGGATACTTGAGCCTGGGCCATTACTACTGCACAGATGGACAGAGCACATAATTCTGGGGATGACACCCAATATCAGGACAGCTATAAAATCTCCCCAAGGGATTCCTATTTGGCATCAAGGTGAACACATAGGACAAGAGCAGAGCTGCTTAAAGTGAGGATCACAGATCTCATATCAGCACTGGAATCACCT
The nucleotide sequence above comes from Peromyscus maniculatus bairdii isolate BWxNUB_F1_BW_parent chromosome 9, HU_Pman_BW_mat_3.1, whole genome shotgun sequence. Encoded proteins:
- the LOC107400056 gene encoding disks large homolog 5-like isoform X3, which translates into the protein MEHEEVMTDLQRLQNENTETSEKVDELANLTVFYRGLHSQVLMEHTQLKEQLAMLRQEKKNRIDDWVLLKHHLEALKLICEDQEEETSDPQTQQQQEFERLEGSLQVLWKQKEMITQEKDLAEKLQHHFEVSQMRSEKLTHELEQATAQDESLLQKELLNQEPPAEPNLWEILDYDALSPYYFISYV
- the LOC107400056 gene encoding disks large homolog 5-like isoform X2, whose amino-acid sequence is MILEAYIHEVLCSWYLALPQAKYFYEDLKMEHEEVMTDLQRLQNENTETSEKVDELANLTVFYRGLHSQVLMEHTQLKEQLAMLRQEKKNRIDDWVLLKHHLEALKLICEDQEEETSDPQTQQQQEFERLEGSLQVLWKQKEMITQEKDLAEKLQHHFEVSQMRSEKLTHELEQATAQDESLLQKELLNQEPPAEPNLWEILDYDALSPYYFISYV
- the LOC107400056 gene encoding uncharacterized protein LOC107400056 isoform X1, whose translation is MILEAYIHEVLCSWYLALPQAKYFYEDLKMEHEEVMTDLQRLQNENTETSEKVDELANLTVFYRGLHSQVLMEHTQLKEQLAMLRQEKKNRIDDWVLLKHHLEALKLICEDQEEETSDPQTQQQQEFERLEGSLQVLWKQKEMITQEKDLAEKLQHHFEVSQMRLKKRVSTDSWNQRSPWRTLITETLELLVLPLLPLPHLLLLLLLLLFLLLMLLFPL